A single region of the Branchiostoma lanceolatum isolate klBraLanc5 chromosome 1, klBraLanc5.hap2, whole genome shotgun sequence genome encodes:
- the LOC136431358 gene encoding fibroblast growth factor receptor 3-like, whose product MQVLLNRNTMQRVSRWKLKEEYLTTGRLIGQGSFGYVSLARLNIPNKEPVMVAAKSVSAARLEGEGDTQWNRDFYREADILITLHEHAEVLDGDERPVHPNIVRLYGVITESEPKRIVLEYAAQGDLLAYLRKSRDNPNMTLKDLVGLAVGVARALQELEVLQIVHRDVAARNVLVTDDNVAKLADFGLARDVYTDAMYVRTRQAGRDEPLPLKWMSLESLRDGEYTCQSDVWSFGVLLWEIATRGEEPHYSDVARPSCRHLVWLLKEGGRLERPGGCPMELYRLMSKCWHAKPSRRPSATELEEKLTNVNI is encoded by the coding sequence ATGCAAGTTCTTTTAAATCGTAATACGATGCAGAGAGTGTCTCGCTGGAAATTAAAAGAGGAATATCTTACCACGGGGAGATTAATTGGACAGGGAAGTTTCGGATACGTTAGTTTAGCGCGACTGAACATTCCTAATAAGGAACCAGTCATGGTAGCCGCTAAGTCCGTGTCTGCTGCCCGGCTGGAGGGGGAAGGAGACACCCAGTGGAACCGGGACTTTTACCGGGAAGCCGACATCCTAATCACCTTACACGAACACGCTGAGGTGTTGGACGGTGATGAGCGGCCTGTCCACCCCAACATTGTCCGGCTGTACGGGGTGATCACGGAGTCCGAACCCAAGAGAATCGTCCTGGAGTACGCTGCACAAGGCGATCTCCTAGCTTATCTCAGGAAGTCACGAGATAACCCCAACATGACGCTGAAGGATCTAGTCGGCCTGGCCGTCGGTGTGGCACGCGCGCTACAGGAGCTGGAAGTCCTACAAATCGTGCATCGCGACGTGGCCGCACGGAACGTCCTTGTGACGGACGACAATGTGGCCAAGCTGGCAGACTTCGGTCTAGCCCGTGACGTCTACACGGACGCGATGTACGTCCGTACCCGCCAGGCCGGGCGCGACGAGCCCTTGCCGTTGAAGTGGATGTCGCTGGAGTCCCTTCGTGACGGTGAGTACACCTGCCAGAGTGACGTGTGGTCGTTtggcgtgctgctgtgggagatcgccacACGTGGAGAGGAGCCGCACTATTCGGATGTGGCTCGGCCGTCGTGCCGACATCTTGTGTGGCTTCTGAAGGAAGGCGGCAGGCTGGAGAGGCCTGGCGGGTGTCCCATGGAGCTGTACAGGCTGATGTCAAAGTGCTGGCACGCCAAGCCTTCCCGTCGTCCCTCCGCTACCGAGCTTGAAGAGAAACTGACCAATGTTAACATATAA
- the LOC136431483 gene encoding trichohyalin-like — MATPMVMRMAATDQIIKQTRQVLANNNKMYNEIKSSEKHLMQLYQDSRESAEELEASYKDLKDSERENERLRQEYYQALAEKKQFEEERDSYFEYSKILNEKKDKFISRTQLVTSTSGKYIELSLQLSEKTDSYIRKLLEEVEKFHQVYGTLTEEKEKFKRECTDLSKEIDVFKKESEKLTHDRDKYELQGIALGSEIDELKETRDTLEEERNRYREEGSKMTKERDKYKEQTEELTKDRDRFKEESIRLAEEKEKYKEDGIRLAAEVDKYSSQARVLEEDRNKFKTESEKLTKERDEFKEESEKLLVERDSFKEETGKLNTEISRFKENVKGLAKDRDKFKEQVTKLTQERDMYREDYRKIIRERETVGKEKDRLALEEFRAKEKNSELREGKREIEQRYESAKKEKSKVESMVQKDERTMTQLKKEIKKLEKIITDLKAQRDRTIRRKDARTQTDQDLECELRDIAVAHAQLKMRQAMKEREKVRIERDKAEKARDRALSVLDKKIEQSDSSRAAADKAKDRAKELEELVKKLTKYYDASKKELAKADAKIDKDKKAIEDLKDDIKKLKSRVASLKKERDTRNKEVQTDNPEENDEDSVDEEKEELERDLEQAHLDIEDLQEQLKQSEDLRRQTEQEKEKERRDYELVKRKLRYYEKKMEEERNKRMKPGTQSEEAKPATKEPAKPPPPKPKTAPPFKPTTRPPTAHPNNTPKSAWSNNKTMSSSVSYRTPPPQAYSEPPKSKITNPYMMPAGMPASSPMTAAAASAAPASAPASASGPTISRPPASMAGPASASMSVPGGYGGYAAPSQPKPNPMRRNTFLRPSGGGGKPVPTKTSK; from the exons ATGGCAACTCCCATGGTGATGAGAATGGCGGCCACGGACCAAATAATCAAACAAACCCGCCAGGTCTTGGCGAACAACAATAAGATGTATAACGAGATAAAGTCGAGTGAGAAGCACCTCATGCAACTCTACCAAGACTCTAGAGAGAGTGCTGAAGAGTTGGAGGCGTCTTACAAGGATCTCAAGGATTCCGAGAGGGAAAATGAACGTCTTAGACAAGAGTACTACCAGGCTTTGGCGGAGAAGAAGCAATTCGAGGAGGAGCGTGACTCGTACTTCGAGTACTCCAAGATTTTGAACGAGAAGAAGGACAAGTTTATTTCGAGAACGCAACTCGTGACCTCCACGAGCGGGAAGTACATTGAACTTTCCTTACAACTGTCTGAGAAGACGGACAGCTACATAAGGAAGCTGCTAGAAGAAGTGGAGAAGTTCCACCAGGTGTACGGCACCCTGACGGAAGAAAAAGAGAAGTTCAAGCGGGAGTGCACTGATCTGAGCAAGGAGATTGATGTGTTTAAGAAGGAATCAGAGAAACTGACACACGATAGGGATAAGTATGAACTACAAGGCATCGCCCTCGGTAGCGAGATAGACGAGTTGAAAGAAACGCGCGACACCTTGGAAGAAGAGAGAAACAGGTATAGAGAAGAAGGCAGCAAAATGACGAAGGAGAGAGACAAATACAAAGAACAGACAGAAGAGTTGACGAAGGACAGAGACCGGTTTAAGGAAGAATCTATCCGCCTGGCAGAAGAGAAGGAGAAATACAAGGAAGATGGGATCCGACTCGCAGCAGAGGTGGATAAATACAGTTCACAAGCTCGGGTACTGGAAGAAGACAGGAACAAATTCAAAACGGAATCTGAGAAGTTGACGAAAGAAAGAGACGAATTCAAGGAGGAAAGCGAGAAGCTCTTGGTGGAGAGAGATAGTTTCAAGGAGGAGACTGGCAAGCTTAACACGGAGATCTCTCGCTTCAAGGAAAACGTTAAAGGTCTGGCGAAAGACAGGGATAAGTTTAAAGAGCAGGTCACCAAGCTGACACAGGAAAGGGACATGTATAGAGAAGACTACAGGAAAATTATCAGGGAAAGAGAAACGGTGGGAAAGGAGAAGGACAGACTCGCGTTGGAGGAATTCAGAGCGAAGGAGAAGAATTCAGAACTCAGAGAAGGCAAGAGAGAGATAGAGCAAAGGTACGAGTCTGCGAAGAAGGAGAAATCTAAGGTGGAATCCATGGTACAGAAAGACGAACGAACAATGACTCAACTCAAGAAGGAAATTAAGAAGTTAGAGAAGATAATCACGGACTTAAAGGCGCAGAGAGACCGTACGATCAGACGGAAAGACGCGCGGACACAGACCGACCAAGACTTGGAGTGTGAACTGAGAGATATCGCTGTGGCGCATGCTCAGCTGAAGATGAGACAAGCCATGAAAGAACGAGAGAAAGTGAGAATAGAGAGAGACAAGGCCGAGAAGGCGCGAGACCGCGCTCTGTCGGTCCTAGACAAGAAAATCGAGCAAAGTGACTCTAGCCGAGCTGCCGCCGACAAAGCCAAGGATAGAGCTAAAGAACTTGAGGAGCTAGTTAAGAAACTGACCAAGTACTACGATGCTTCCAAGAAAGAGCTAGCAAAGGCAGACGCAAAAATCGACAAGGATAAGAAGGCGATTGAAGACTTGAAGGATGACATTAAGAAACTGAAATCACGGGTCGCTTCCTTGAAGAAAGAGCGGGACACCAGGAACAAAGAAGTGCAG ACGGACAACCCGGAGGAGAACGATGAAGACAGTGTGGACGAGGAGAAGGAGGAATTAGAACGTGACCTTGAACAGGCTCACCTTGACATTGAGGATCTCCAGGAGCAGCTGAAGCAGTCGGAGGACCTGAGACGTCAGACCgagcaggagaaggagaaggagcgGCGCGACTACGAACTGGTGAAACGGAAACTGCGGTACTACGAAAAGAAGATGGAGGAAGAAAGGAACAAGAGGATGAAACCGGGCACGCAGTCAGAGGAAGCTAAACCTGCCACCAAAGAACCAGCTAAACCACCACCGCCCAAACCAAAGACAGCGCCACCGTTCAAACCCACCACTAGACCACCGACAGCCCATCCTAACAACACGCCTAAATCGGCGTGGTCTAACAACAAAACTATGTCGTCTTCGGTGTCGTACCGTACGCCGCCTCCGCAAGCATATTCGGAACCGCCGAAATCGAAGATCACCAATCCGTACATGATGCCGGCGGGGATGCCGGCTTCTAGTCCGATGACAGCGGCGGCAGCGTCCGCAGCGCCCGCCTCGGCGCCCGCCAGCGCCAGCGGACCGACGATATCGCGCCCGCCGGCTAGCATGGCCGGCCCCGCGTCAGCTAGCATGTCCGTGCCCGGTGGGTACGGGGGATACGCCGCCCCTTCACAACCCAAACCGAACCCCATGAGAAGAAACACTTTCCTGAGACCATCTGGAGGAGGAGGAAAGCCGGTTCCTACAAAAACATCCAAGTAG
- the LOC136431408 gene encoding FSD1-like protein, with protein MQYLKIEPQMQRSASDSGPLCGLPEVVSCSVNKTRGMFEFQFDPQSAGSYLHLSKNNSKVTKGKMQKCHSLPDLITAKPKTNSRNAYTILGNRAISEGKHYWEIQTGDGSFTIGVAYKSVRRDKEIGWTKKSWGLGKQKWIPSILHDSVFKALAQGEQTEVRISLCPERIGVHLDYDLGSVTFTDPATQEVIHTFNAKFEEPVVPAFSLYKGSLSICSD; from the exons ATGCAGTACCTAAAAATTGAACCGCAAATGCAGAGAAGTGCTTCAGACAGTGGTCCGTTGTGTGGCCTACCAGAG GTTGTTTCATGTTCAGTGAACAAAACCAGGGGCATGTTCGAGTTCCAGTTTGACCCCCAAAGTGCCGGCAGTTACCTGCACCTCAGCAAGAACAACTCCAAGGTCACTAAGGGGAAGATGCAGAAATGTCACTCCCTGCCAGACCTCATAACTGCAAAGCCAAAGACAAATTCCAG AAATGCCTACACAATCTTGGGAAACCGTGCCATATCGGAGGGAAAGCACTACTGGGAGATCCAAACGGGGGATGGTTCTTTCACTATCGGGGTGGCGTACAAATCGGTGCGTAGGGACAAAGAAATCGGTTGGACGAAGAAATCCTGGGGCCTGGGAAAACAGAAGTGGATCCCGTCAATCCTTCACGACTCCGTTTTCAAAGCTCTTGCTCAGGGAGAACAAACTGAGGTACGCATTTCCTTGTGTCCGGAGAGGATTGGTGTACATCTGGACTATGACCTTGGCAGTGTGACCTTCACAGACCCAGCAACACAGGAAGTCATCCACACTTTCAATGCTAAGTTTGAGGAACCGGTTGTTCCAGCCTTCTCTCTGTATAAGGGTTCCTTGTCCATCTGCAGTGACTAG
- the LOC136431379 gene encoding membrane-bound transcription factor site-2 protease-like, with amino-acid sequence MIQLSAVALLFLFWGAVYAADILILSSSYSRRYERFLHHTGLSVSLGQVRWYTAGLNRTFVRLASWQSHWQRAWFSAGVWFAYVAMVGSIVLLVGTLVQGVRNLTRAPEERTQQILVPVMPGVNLPWNHMVYFAATLLLAGVLHELGHAIAAIREQVRVNGFGIFCFVIYPGAFVDLSTEHLDSVSAKQKLRIFCAGVWHNFVLVLLALVLLVCMPFLLLPLYSTGQAAVVTGLVEDTAVSGPRGILLGDHVTRMDDCPIRSKEDWEQCILGILHTPHRGFCQSADQIEHFNTAVKVHKTAHGVVECCNTNTSLSELCFSYRHSNLSSQNHACLPARRTASGAVCRTNSDCLTPGHHKLSRLNPWPHGVYCLFPALDNNTRLVRVSQGRDPPMLFLGNPWELYYHAKVSSYMPRFNFLPLELPEVLETFCKYLISLSGALAVLNVVPCHALDGQWILSALVDLQLGKLLPNRRDRDAVAALVSLLGTVLLGANIALALWSLIFR; translated from the exons aTGATCCAGTTGAGTGCAGTAGCGCTGCTGTTTCTGTTCTGGGGAGCTGTTTACGCCGCGGACATACTGATTCTG TCCTCCAGCTACAGCAGGAGATATGAGCGCTTCCTCCATCATACCGGTCTGTCCGTGTCGCTGGGCCAGGTCCGCTGGTACACCGCTGGTCTGAACCGGACGTTTGTACGCCTGGCCAGCTGGCAGTCGCACTGGCAGCGCGCATGGTTCTCCGCAGGGGTGTGGTTTGCGTACGTTGCGATGGTCGGGTCTATTGTTCTCCTGGTCGGAACACTGGTGCAGGGTGTGAGGAACTTAACCAGGGCTCCTGAGGAAAGGACACAACAGATACTGGTGCCTGTG ATGCCAGGTGTCAACCTGCCTTGGAACCACATGGTGTACTTTGCTGCCACCTTGCTGCTGGCAGGGGTACTGCATGAACTTGGCCATGCTATTGCTGCAATCAG AGAACAGGTCCGGGTGAATGGATTTGGGATCTTTTGTTTTGTCATCTACCCTGGAGCCTTTGTGGACCTGTCTACAGAACACCTGGACAGTGTGTCAGCTAAACA AAAGCTGAGAATCTTCTGTGCGGGTGTGTGGCACAACTTTGTGCTGGTGTTGTTGGCCCTGGTGCTGCTGGTGTGCATGCCGTTCCTCCTCCTCCCGCTGTACAGTACAGGGCAGGCAGCTGTAGTCACTGGACTGGTAGAG GATACTGCTGTCTCAGGTCCCAGGGGAATTCTGCTGGGTGATCATGTGACCAGGATGGATGATTGTCCAATCAGGAGCAAGGAGGACTGGGAGCAGTGCATTCTGGGTATTCTCCACACACCACACAGGGGGTTCTGCCAGTCTGCTGATCAGATAGAACATTTCAACACAGCTGTgaaag TTCATAAGACGGCCCATGGTGTAGTGGAGTGCTGTAACACCAACACCAGCCTGAGTGAGCTATGCTTCTCCTACCGTCACTCCAACCTCTCATCACAG aacCATGCGTGTCTGCCAGCCAGAAGGACTGCCTCTGGTGCTGTATGTAGGACCAACTCTGACTGTCTGACACCAGGACATCACAAACTGTCCCGGCTGAACCCGTGGCCCCACGGCGTGTACTGTCTGTTCCCTGCCCTGGACAACAACACACGACTAGTGAGGGTCAGCCAGGGGAGGGATCCGCCCATGCTGTTCCTGGGAAACCCATGGGAACTGTACTATCATG CCAAGGTGAGCAGCTACATGCCCAGGTTTAACTTTCTACCCTTGGAGTTACCTGAAGTCCTGGAAACCTTCTGCAA ATATCTCATTTCTCTATCTGGAGCCTTGGCAGTCCTGAATGTTGTCCCGTGCCATGCTCTGGATGGGCAGTGGATTCTCTCCGCTCTCGTCGACTTGCAGCTCGGAAAACTCCTGCCCAATAGGAGAGACCGAGACGCAGTGGCAGCGCTTGTTTCGTTACTTGGCACCGTGTTACTTGGGGCAAATATAGCATTAGCGTTATGGAGCCTTATTTTTAGATGA
- the LOC136431397 gene encoding multiple epidermal growth factor-like domains protein 11: MYTMQTLEFNCVTHVPPNATIFFFTSGVGTVSVSFKAEVVGCAAGRYGGRCEKDCICKNGARCHGFNGACLCSPGWKGVACDIPTPAVFIRVIPQENIYISGNLTIVCTAVNVENISVVTITFRSAYTNMTETLVDDTANTATYQIPFMNSSINGVYLCSVTALDGTTLQDRYVLNVTECPPNRHGEHCEKICDCENGGRCDRWEGCVCVPGWTGAKCNTSCPAGTFGQDCQEHCRCEGTEWCDPVNGTCICREGETCTKTGSSETKPPSGLYALLALFVLPIASMSAVLLRRRKWRHAVEEMGTRVISQNRTKKCTLLLT; the protein is encoded by the coding sequence ATGTACACGATGCAGACTTTGGAATTTAATTGTGTCACACATGTACCGCCGAACGCGACCATCTTCTTTTTTACGTCCGGGGTTGGAACAGTTTCTGTGTCGTTCAAGGCAGAAGTAGTCGGCTGTGCAGCAGGAAGGTACGGAGGAAGATGTGAGAAGGACTGCATCTGTAAGAACGGCGCGCGGTGCCACGGTTTCAACGGAGCCTGTCTGTGCTCACCTGGCTGGAAAGGTGTAGCCTGTGATATCCCCACTCCTGCCGTCTTTATACGCGTCATACCACAGGAAAACATTTACATCTCGGGAAACCTGACCATTGTCTGTACGGCTGTCAATGTGGAGAACATCTCGGTTGTGACGATAACATTTCGCTCGGCATATACCAATATGACCGAAACGCTAGTTGACGACACGGCAAACACTGCAACATACCAGATACCTTTCATGAACTCAAGCATCAATGGTGTATACTTGTGTTCTGTTACCGCTCTGGATGGAACCACACTACAGGACAGGTATGTACTGAATGTGACTGAATGTCCTCCCAACAGACACGGGGAACATTGTGAGAAAATTTGTGACTGTGAGAATGGCGGACGGTGTGATCGCTGGGAGGGATGCGTGTGTGTTCCTGGTTGGACAGGGGCCAAGTGTAACACGTCATGTCCCGCCGGGACATTCGGACAGGACTGCCAAGAACACTGTCGATGTGAGGGAACAGAATGGTGTGATCCTGTCAATGGAACGTGCATCTGTAGGGAAGGAGAAACATGTACGAAAACGGGAAGTTCCGAGACGAAGCCTCCGAGTGGTCTGTATGCCCTActagctttgtttgttttgccaatAGCCTCAATGTCAGCTGTCCTTCTACGAAGGAGGAAATGGCGACATGCAGTGGAAGAAATGGGAACCCGTGTAATCAGCCAGAACAGGACGAAGAAATGCACACTCTTATTAACATAA